The Clostridium chauvoei genome has a window encoding:
- the fliF gene encoding flagellar basal-body MS-ring/collar protein FliF, with product MDKLKESFKNIWNKFKSLSKVIKISIIVAVITVIIAIISMFFYSSSNKYKVLFSNLDANDAQLVTNKLKEQKIDMKIEGDTIMVPKEKVDELRLEMAPELSNGSKGYELMDNSSSFGMTDEEFKLKKLRVQQGELEKTIKSFPQVDNVRVHITPSKDSVFVEDKEPGKAAVYIKLLPGNNLSQEQVKSIVALVSGSTENVPKENIEVIDDKMNLLTKDLNDIESGVASAESVDKQHALEKKYEDELQRSIVSLLEPVIGKNKVKSQVKVDLDFDSKKKTETVIDPNKVIVSQQTIKENNNNGSGDNSESPVDNNMGNTISSGNSKSTSSREEQKTNYEVGKTENTVISAPGEVKRLTASVFVDDNLPPAVQKAIEDSVSTAIGVNQERGDKISVVGMKFDSAAKADAEKEFNSINDMLSKDKKNKMVLYGSILLASILGAIISIIVIRRKKRKKALEEQESLLDIVIDDDSLNDTEMLKPIDFGISNVNTHKEEEIKKYASEKPDQVVEIVKSWLADNER from the coding sequence ATGGATAAGCTTAAAGAAAGCTTTAAAAATATATGGAATAAATTTAAATCTTTAAGTAAGGTAATAAAGATTTCTATTATTGTTGCAGTTATAACAGTTATAATTGCAATAATTTCCATGTTTTTTTATTCTTCATCAAATAAATATAAAGTTTTATTTTCTAATTTAGATGCAAATGATGCTCAGCTTGTAACAAATAAGCTAAAAGAGCAAAAGATAGACATGAAGATAGAAGGGGATACCATTATGGTCCCTAAAGAAAAAGTTGACGAATTAAGATTAGAAATGGCCCCAGAGTTATCAAATGGTAGTAAAGGTTACGAGTTGATGGATAATAGTAGCTCATTTGGTATGACTGATGAGGAATTTAAACTTAAGAAGTTAAGAGTACAACAAGGAGAATTAGAAAAGACAATAAAAAGTTTTCCACAAGTTGATAATGTAAGAGTACATATAACGCCATCTAAAGATTCGGTTTTTGTGGAAGATAAAGAACCAGGAAAAGCAGCTGTATATATAAAGCTTCTTCCAGGAAATAACCTTAGTCAAGAACAAGTTAAATCAATAGTAGCTTTAGTATCAGGAAGTACAGAGAATGTACCAAAAGAAAATATAGAAGTAATAGATGATAAGATGAATCTTTTAACTAAGGATTTAAATGATATAGAAAGTGGAGTTGCTAGTGCTGAAAGTGTAGATAAACAACATGCTTTAGAAAAGAAGTATGAAGATGAACTTCAAAGATCTATTGTAAGTTTATTAGAGCCTGTTATTGGTAAAAATAAAGTTAAATCACAAGTTAAGGTAGACTTAGATTTTGATTCTAAAAAGAAAACTGAAACAGTAATAGATCCTAATAAGGTTATAGTAAGTCAACAAACTATAAAAGAAAATAACAATAATGGTTCAGGAGACAATAGTGAAAGTCCTGTAGATAACAACATGGGAAATACTATTTCATCAGGAAATAGTAAAAGCACTTCATCTAGAGAAGAACAAAAGACTAACTATGAAGTAGGAAAAACAGAAAATACTGTTATAAGTGCACCAGGAGAAGTAAAGAGATTAACAGCATCTGTATTTGTAGATGACAATTTACCTCCTGCAGTTCAAAAAGCAATAGAAGATTCTGTTAGTACAGCAATAGGAGTAAATCAAGAAAGAGGAGATAAGATATCAGTTGTAGGAATGAAATTTGATTCAGCAGCAAAAGCAGATGCAGAGAAAGAGTTTAATTCTATAAATGATATGCTATCTAAAGATAAAAAGAACAAGATGGTATTATACGGTAGTATTTTATTAGCAAGTATATTAGGAGCTATTATTTCAATAATAGTTATTAGAAGGAAAAAACGTAAAAAGGCATTAGAAGAACAAGAAAGTCTATTAGATATAGTTATTGATGATGACTCATTAAATGATACAGAAATGTTAAAACCAATAGACTTCGGTATTAGTAATGTTAATACTCATAAAGAAGAAGAAATTAAAAAATATGCAAGTGAAAAACCAGATCAAGTTGTAGAAATAGTTAAATCATGGTTAGCTGACAATGAGAGGTGA
- the fliG gene encoding flagellar motor switch protein FliG, whose protein sequence is MAKEKKKLSGIQKAAILFITLGPEASSGILKKLPESDIQKITYEIANISTVSSEERQEILDEFLEINRARDYILEGGLEYARTLLAKALGPQRASEILSKVTEATQQYRPFAIARKADAHQLLNVINYEHPQTIALILCYLQADKAAQVMAELPEDTQSEVAYRIATMSDTSPMVIKEIEKVLESKLGTVVRSEMTSLGGVDTLVGILNQVDRSTERNITESLEREDADLADKVKSSMFVFEDIITLDDVSIQRVLREVDVKDLALALKGCSDEVSNVIYRNQSKRAAASLKEDMEFLGPVRLMDVEKAQQQIVSIIRRLDDAQEIVISRGGEDAIIM, encoded by the coding sequence ATGGCAAAAGAGAAGAAAAAACTATCAGGAATACAAAAGGCGGCAATACTGTTTATAACTCTTGGGCCAGAAGCCTCTTCAGGGATATTAAAAAAGCTTCCAGAATCAGATATACAAAAGATAACTTATGAGATAGCAAATATATCAACTGTTTCATCTGAAGAAAGACAAGAGATATTAGATGAGTTTTTAGAAATAAATAGAGCTAGAGATTATATTTTAGAAGGTGGATTAGAGTATGCTAGAACATTACTAGCAAAAGCTCTAGGGCCACAAAGAGCTTCAGAAATCTTAAGTAAGGTAACAGAAGCTACTCAACAATATAGACCATTTGCTATTGCTAGAAAGGCAGATGCTCATCAACTTTTAAATGTAATAAATTATGAGCATCCTCAAACAATAGCTTTAATCCTATGTTATCTTCAAGCAGATAAGGCAGCCCAAGTTATGGCAGAATTACCAGAAGATACGCAAAGTGAAGTGGCTTATAGAATTGCAACAATGAGTGATACATCTCCTATGGTAATTAAGGAGATAGAGAAAGTGCTAGAAAGTAAACTAGGAACTGTTGTGAGAAGTGAAATGACATCCCTTGGTGGAGTAGATACTTTAGTTGGAATATTAAACCAAGTTGATAGATCAACAGAAAGAAATATAACTGAATCATTAGAAAGAGAAGATGCAGATTTAGCAGATAAAGTTAAAAGCTCAATGTTTGTATTTGAAGATATCATTACTCTTGATGATGTATCAATTCAAAGAGTTCTTAGAGAAGTTGATGTTAAGGATCTTGCTCTTGCTCTTAAGGGTTGTTCAGATGAAGTATCTAATGTTATTTACAGAAACCAATCAAAGAGAGCTGCTGCTTCATTAAAGGAAGATATGGAGTTCTTAGGACCAGTAAGATTAATGGATGTAGAAAAGGCACAACAACAAATTGTTTCTATAATAAGAAGACTAGACGATGCACAAGAAATAGTAATTTCAAGAGGTGGGGAAGATGCAATCATCATGTAA
- the flgC gene encoding flagellar basal body rod protein FlgC → MSLFNTMRLSATGLSAERLRMDTITSNMTNALTTRGKNGKPYVRKIAVFQENLDNAMGLNGVKAVKVVEDKSPLRKVYNPSHPDAGKDGYVLMPNVNILNEMADMITASRSYEANVDTLNATKGMFMKTLEIGR, encoded by the coding sequence ATGAGTTTATTTAATACTATGAGACTTAGTGCAACTGGTCTTTCTGCCGAAAGGCTTAGAATGGATACAATAACATCAAATATGACTAATGCATTAACTACAAGAGGAAAAAATGGAAAGCCATATGTTAGAAAGATAGCAGTATTTCAAGAAAACTTAGATAATGCAATGGGGTTAAATGGAGTAAAGGCTGTTAAAGTAGTAGAAGATAAATCGCCTTTAAGAAAAGTGTACAACCCAAGCCACCCAGATGCTGGTAAGGATGGATATGTGTTGATGCCAAATGTAAATATATTAAATGAAATGGCAGATATGATTACGGCATCAAGATCGTATGAAGCTAATGTTGATACTTTAAATGCAACAAAAGGAATGTTTATGAAGACATTAGAAATAGGAAGATAA
- a CDS encoding flagellar hook capping FlgD N-terminal domain-containing protein yields MTNAINNYTGNRATDRGTKIMKPGQDMDKNAFLKILSAELSNMDPMGNNDSTQYVTQMAQFASMEQMGNLNTTMTNYAAHDLTGRGVTLKSVNNEGAPYTGVVKAVTTQNGKTSISLEVSENGKNIYKDFPIEDILTVLDVPNYSTPSINNMNGNLSFLVASAFIGKHVELSEKGNNNENIKGEVLGIHKDQGVVKVKVKLDGSEDIQEFTYDKVISVTANEKISNKLNDIVNSVKA; encoded by the coding sequence ATGACTAACGCAATTAACAATTATACAGGAAATAGAGCTACTGATAGAGGAACAAAGATAATGAAACCTGGTCAAGATATGGATAAAAATGCATTCTTAAAGATACTATCAGCAGAGCTATCTAATATGGATCCTATGGGTAATAATGATTCAACTCAATATGTTACTCAAATGGCTCAATTTGCTTCAATGGAGCAAATGGGAAATTTAAATACTACTATGACAAATTATGCAGCTCATGATTTAACAGGAAGAGGAGTTACTTTAAAATCTGTTAATAATGAGGGAGCTCCATATACTGGTGTAGTTAAAGCAGTTACTACACAAAATGGAAAAACCAGTATATCATTAGAAGTTAGTGAAAATGGAAAAAATATATATAAGGATTTCCCAATAGAAGATATCCTTACAGTTTTAGATGTTCCAAATTATTCAACTCCTTCAATTAATAATATGAACGGGAATCTATCTTTTTTAGTAGCTTCAGCATTTATTGGTAAACATGTTGAACTAAGTGAAAAGGGAAATAATAATGAAAATATTAAGGGTGAGGTTCTTGGGATACATAAAGACCAAGGTGTAGTTAAAGTAAAAGTTAAACTAGATGGTTCTGAAGATATACAAGAATTTACTTATGATAAAGTAATTAGTGTTACTGCAAATGAAAAAATATCCAATAAGTTAAATGACATTGTTAATAGCGTAAAAGCGTAG
- a CDS encoding FliH/SctL family protein, which translates to MQSSCNLIKYSLAHSGDSKNIETKYVSAKAKEETEEKSIIDIDAMVKRYESLGANIIKNAKAEAERIIVNSTERAVELEKCAYEKGYEQGKQNGYEDGYKLGYETAINDTKEKVAEEINNAEYILKTAREDYESYMEEKKQEILKLSLEMARIITGKEFQLSEGILNLIEPVLEDSIGEENIIIRFNPNYKDSLMDKVEYWKKAYRLKGEVFLLEDPLMELGNAVIEKNTGKTIVGIDVTLEKIEEVLFKC; encoded by the coding sequence ATGCAATCATCATGTAATCTTATTAAATATTCATTAGCTCATTCTGGTGATAGTAAGAATATAGAGACTAAATACGTTAGTGCTAAAGCAAAAGAAGAAACAGAAGAAAAAAGCATTATAGATATAGATGCTATGGTTAAAAGATACGAGAGTTTAGGTGCAAATATAATAAAAAATGCAAAGGCAGAAGCTGAAAGAATTATTGTTAATTCTACAGAAAGAGCTGTAGAATTAGAAAAATGTGCTTATGAAAAAGGTTATGAGCAAGGAAAACAAAATGGCTATGAAGATGGTTATAAGTTAGGTTATGAAACTGCAATTAATGATACAAAAGAAAAGGTAGCAGAAGAAATAAATAATGCAGAATATATTTTAAAAACTGCAAGAGAAGATTATGAAAGTTATATGGAAGAAAAGAAACAAGAAATATTAAAGCTTTCATTAGAAATGGCAAGAATAATCACAGGAAAAGAGTTTCAATTAAGTGAAGGAATATTAAATCTAATAGAACCAGTTCTTGAGGACTCAATAGGTGAGGAGAATATAATAATTAGATTTAATCCTAACTATAAAGATTCACTAATGGATAAAGTTGAATACTGGAAAAAAGCTTATAGATTAAAAGGAGAAGTATTCCTTTTAGAAGACCCACTTATGGAACTTGGAAATGCAGTTATTGAAAAGAACACAGGTAAAACTATTGTAGGAATAGATGTTACCTTAGAAAAAATAGAAGAAGTTCTTTTTAAATGTTAG
- the fliE gene encoding flagellar hook-basal body complex protein FliE: MRINSFIPNSSDLEIAKPNIKNKENDKFSSMLKESLDKLNEKQVVADDLTNQFVAGEKVDIHKIMLATEESKMSLQLAVQVRNKVVEAIQELTRTQL, encoded by the coding sequence ATGAGAATTAATAGTTTTATACCTAATAGTAGTGATTTAGAGATTGCTAAACCAAATATAAAAAATAAAGAAAATGATAAATTTTCGTCTATGCTTAAAGAAAGTTTAGATAAGCTAAATGAAAAACAAGTTGTTGCAGATGACTTAACAAATCAGTTTGTAGCTGGAGAAAAAGTTGATATTCATAAAATCATGTTAGCTACAGAAGAATCAAAAATGTCACTCCAACTCGCTGTGCAAGTTAGAAATAAAGTTGTAGAAGCAATTCAAGAATTGACAAGAACGCAATTGTAG
- a CDS encoding flagellar hook-length control protein FliK translates to MIDTKILTNLKINKESVANKDLNIKKEASDYTNKFKDILKDEVVTNKSTTNDFKKIETLKNEEEPSDKCTIEETIEKITKAIDDSEDFQGNKLDDNKLENIILLLSQLIQQKDLKSNEISGELNVSLDSSLIDNKELTINKDNFKLGKVNNDILRLDTVELSDKKDTLNEAINLANNILEMINSDDFKDILSSKESKELAEVLNLLNEKLFSKENLNSISSVNIVENPSMLTNKENKKSIDKLNNSKVDVESKVEVSNEDVDNTSFSDELKKIVLNDNTKDKVNTKLEKSNDKSDEELKKLTEEEKVLSKILDSDKGLGKGNLIGNYNKNIFKPIQIIDNPIIVNKQTMDMDIIKNVKYMVQNAVSELKVKIYPKELGEITIKILSQEGIMRAEIKATSKETYNLINSNLNDIKKGLEQQNIKIQDVNVGIYQEDATFYSGENSQSDFAREENKKAKNKLIDFDEVDSINEDGIRIDDSNVNLLA, encoded by the coding sequence ATGATAGATACGAAAATACTTACTAATTTAAAAATTAATAAGGAATCAGTAGCAAATAAAGATCTAAATATAAAAAAAGAAGCTTCAGATTATACTAATAAGTTTAAAGATATTTTAAAGGATGAAGTAGTAACTAATAAAAGTACTACAAATGACTTTAAGAAAATAGAAACTTTAAAAAATGAAGAAGAACCTTCAGATAAATGTACAATAGAAGAAACTATAGAAAAAATTACAAAAGCAATAGATGATTCAGAAGATTTCCAAGGAAATAAATTAGATGATAATAAACTAGAAAATATTATTCTTTTATTAAGTCAATTAATTCAGCAAAAAGACTTAAAGAGTAATGAAATTTCAGGAGAGCTAAATGTAAGTCTAGATTCAAGCTTAATAGACAATAAAGAATTAACTATTAATAAGGATAATTTTAAATTAGGTAAAGTTAATAATGATATTTTAAGGTTAGACACAGTTGAGTTAAGTGATAAAAAAGATACCTTAAATGAGGCTATAAACTTAGCTAATAATATTTTAGAAATGATTAATTCAGATGATTTTAAAGATATATTATCTAGTAAAGAATCTAAAGAATTAGCAGAAGTTTTAAACTTATTAAATGAAAAGTTATTTTCAAAAGAAAACTTAAATAGTATTAGTTCAGTAAATATAGTGGAAAATCCTAGCATGTTAACTAATAAGGAAAATAAAAAATCAATTGATAAACTTAATAATTCTAAGGTAGATGTAGAATCTAAAGTTGAAGTATCTAATGAAGATGTGGATAATACAAGTTTTTCAGATGAATTAAAGAAAATAGTTTTAAATGATAATACAAAAGATAAAGTTAATACTAAGTTAGAAAAATCAAATGATAAATCTGATGAAGAATTAAAGAAATTAACTGAGGAAGAAAAAGTATTATCAAAAATTTTAGACTCTGACAAAGGTCTTGGAAAAGGAAATTTAATAGGTAATTACAATAAAAATATTTTTAAACCAATTCAAATTATAGATAATCCAATTATAGTTAATAAACAAACAATGGATATGGATATCATCAAAAATGTTAAGTATATGGTACAAAATGCTGTTTCTGAATTAAAGGTTAAAATTTATCCTAAGGAATTAGGGGAAATTACCATTAAAATTTTATCACAAGAAGGTATTATGAGAGCAGAAATAAAGGCTACATCAAAAGAAACTTATAATTTAATAAACTCTAATCTAAATGATATAAAGAAAGGATTAGAACAACAAAATATTAAGATTCAAGATGTTAATGTAGGCATATATCAAGAAGATGCTACTTTTTATAGCGGAGAAAATTCACAAAGTGATTTTGCAAGAGAAGAGAATAAGAAGGCAAAAAACAAGTTAATAGATTTTGATGAAGTAGATAGTATAAATGAAGATGGAATAAGAATAGATGATAGTAATGTTAACTTATTAGCATAG
- a CDS encoding TIGR02530 family flagellar biosynthesis protein encodes MGFRIINGVPYQVGNFQTPTSTNLITTKKSGVGNSFKDVLNEKIDKEDGYKLSKHAAERLKLINFNNQDMKAIEKGFEIAENKGCKNSVMLYKDIALIASIENKTIITAVEKERAKDNVFTNVDSVVIL; translated from the coding sequence ATGGGCTTTAGAATTATAAATGGAGTGCCATATCAAGTTGGGAATTTTCAAACTCCTACATCAACTAATTTAATAACAACTAAAAAGAGTGGTGTAGGCAATAGCTTTAAAGATGTTCTAAATGAAAAGATAGATAAAGAAGATGGATATAAATTATCTAAACATGCAGCAGAAAGATTAAAGCTGATTAATTTTAATAATCAGGATATGAAAGCTATTGAAAAAGGTTTTGAAATTGCAGAAAACAAAGGCTGTAAAAACTCTGTAATGTTATATAAAGATATAGCTTTAATAGCAAGTATAGAAAATAAAACTATTATTACAGCTGTTGAAAAAGAAAGAGCAAAAGATAATGTATTTACGAATGTAGATAGTGTAGTAATTTTATAG
- the fliJ gene encoding flagellar export protein FliJ, producing the protein MGKGFEFGLEKLLEIRVEKEEESKRLFTQSQREKQVVEQKLADLRENYGKYNGIAPGESVVYQKLKKNYLFALNKGIDTTEKEVVLKEKEVNFRRDNLKKSQIDRKTVDILKEKQKLAYIKEQNRIEQIANDEFALYGYMRNHRKGVKS; encoded by the coding sequence ATGGGTAAAGGATTTGAATTTGGATTAGAAAAACTACTAGAAATTAGAGTAGAGAAAGAGGAAGAGAGCAAAAGGCTTTTTACTCAAAGTCAAAGAGAAAAACAAGTTGTAGAACAAAAACTTGCAGATCTTAGAGAGAATTATGGTAAATATAATGGGATAGCTCCAGGAGAATCAGTAGTTTATCAAAAGCTTAAAAAGAATTATTTATTTGCTCTTAACAAAGGTATTGATACTACAGAAAAAGAAGTAGTTTTAAAAGAGAAAGAAGTTAATTTTAGAAGAGATAACTTAAAGAAAAGTCAAATAGATAGAAAAACTGTTGATATATTAAAAGAAAAACAAAAGCTTGCATATATCAAAGAGCAAAATAGAATAGAACAAATAGCAAATGATGAATTTGCCCTATATGGATATATGAGAAATCATAGAAAGGGGGTGAAATCATAA
- the fliI gene encoding flagellar protein export ATPase FliI, which translates to MISIDFNMLNKKLNEINPTYSEGKVKQVIGLTIEVQGIKGFVGELCTIYNQENKPISCEVVGFREDAVLLMPLGELIGISPGCRVVPEKRPLSVKCSDELLGKVLDGLGNPLNEEEILDGERYSLENDPPDPLKRKRIQDILPTGVRAIDGFLTVGEGQRIGIFAGSGVGKSTTLGMIAREAEAEVNVISLIGERGREVLEFIEKDLGPEGMKKSIVVCATSDKPALIRIKGALTATAIAEYFRDQGKKVILMMDSVTRFAMAQREIGLAIGEPPAQKGYTPSVFAKLPKLMERPGTSDKGSITAFYTVLVDGDDFNEPIADTVRGILDGHIVLSRALAHKNHYPAIDILNSVSRLMSNIASDNHKEAASIARDLLATYKESEDLINLGAYVRGTNNKIDLAIDYNEAINSFLKQGIEEKSNFQECVLNLTSMFNK; encoded by the coding sequence ATGATAAGCATAGATTTTAATATGTTAAATAAAAAACTAAACGAAATAAACCCAACCTATTCAGAGGGAAAAGTAAAACAAGTTATAGGATTAACTATAGAAGTCCAAGGCATTAAAGGTTTTGTAGGTGAATTATGCACTATATATAATCAAGAAAATAAGCCTATAAGCTGTGAAGTAGTTGGATTTAGAGAAGATGCTGTTTTACTTATGCCTCTTGGAGAGCTTATAGGTATTTCTCCAGGATGTAGAGTTGTTCCAGAAAAAAGACCTTTAAGCGTAAAGTGTTCAGATGAACTTTTAGGTAAGGTTTTAGATGGTCTTGGAAATCCGTTAAATGAAGAGGAGATTTTAGATGGAGAGAGATATTCTTTAGAGAATGATCCTCCAGATCCTCTAAAAAGAAAAAGAATCCAAGATATTTTACCTACAGGGGTAAGAGCAATAGATGGATTCTTAACTGTTGGAGAAGGACAAAGAATAGGTATATTTGCAGGTTCTGGAGTTGGTAAAAGTACAACTTTAGGGATGATAGCAAGAGAAGCAGAAGCAGAAGTTAATGTAATATCTTTAATAGGTGAAAGAGGAAGAGAAGTTCTAGAATTTATAGAAAAAGATTTAGGACCAGAAGGTATGAAAAAATCAATAGTTGTATGTGCAACTTCAGATAAACCAGCACTTATTAGAATAAAAGGAGCTTTAACAGCTACTGCAATAGCAGAGTATTTTAGAGATCAAGGTAAAAAAGTTATTTTAATGATGGACTCCGTAACTAGATTTGCTATGGCTCAAAGAGAAATAGGACTAGCTATAGGAGAGCCACCAGCACAAAAAGGGTATACTCCATCTGTTTTTGCTAAATTACCAAAACTTATGGAAAGACCAGGAACCTCAGACAAAGGGTCTATAACTGCTTTTTATACAGTATTAGTTGATGGAGATGATTTTAATGAGCCTATAGCTGATACTGTTAGAGGTATTTTAGATGGACATATAGTTTTATCAAGAGCATTAGCTCACAAAAATCATTATCCAGCTATAGACATATTAAATAGTGTAAGTAGACTTATGTCTAATATAGCTAGTGATAATCACAAAGAGGCAGCGTCTATAGCAAGAGATTTACTAGCTACTTATAAAGAATCGGAAGATTTAATAAACTTAGGGGCGTATGTTAGAGGTACTAATAACAAGATAGATTTAGCTATAGATTATAATGAGGCCATAAATAGCTTTTTAAAACAAGGTATAGAAGAAAAGTCTAATTTTCAAGAGTGTGTATTAAATCTTACATCAATGTTTAATAAATAG
- a CDS encoding flagellar hook-basal body complex protein translates to MSVSQVYGQTDESGSVAKAPKPTVIDPSGKESKESFGGLTFDFEEGAGLNGYKIKFGDTTKGTATKVSVNKNDKIITINADFKELVTIGDNIKTSFNSELSKNGIISPKLKTITGKYEDDKKGNMLSLNDGSDLKSPKAIDIAGVTITLPKGNTYNGYEVEIVDVKSPNLVVEKDKTNPKKLLISGDFVTPNEVTAQKLSDEINKALGTTLKSTDKVIVSGTPKVFTGLSSQSIDGGMDLATPHEVEAAGMKFEFTPGAALNGYKIQIGKVNSGTKTSASIDTSNKTIVINADLINSGVTSSGLVQNVINQALQQKGINQAIKVTGSPAQISGIESGITGGGTPVQSLDTDGGMNFVDGTKDLKSYDGELKTLKIPDKVRIPGTEQELKVKTYTIDKNGVINGVLEDGRVAALGQIAMSSFKNPEGLTKLGGNLYSSSVNSGEAVIKSGIGTLNDDNSKGYGDTLQGMLEMSNVDLAEQFTDMIVSSRAFQASGKMITTGDEILQDIINLKR, encoded by the coding sequence ATGAGTGTATCACAAGTTTATGGACAAACAGATGAAAGTGGTTCAGTAGCTAAAGCTCCTAAACCAACAGTTATTGATCCATCTGGTAAAGAAAGTAAAGAATCATTTGGTGGATTAACTTTCGACTTTGAAGAAGGTGCAGGATTAAATGGATATAAGATAAAGTTTGGAGATACTACTAAAGGTACTGCAACTAAAGTATCTGTAAATAAAAATGATAAAATTATAACAATAAATGCAGACTTTAAAGAATTAGTTACTATAGGAGATAATATAAAAACATCCTTTAATAGTGAATTAAGCAAAAATGGAATTATATCTCCTAAATTAAAAACAATAACTGGTAAGTATGAAGATGATAAAAAAGGAAATATGTTATCATTAAATGATGGTAGTGACCTTAAATCACCTAAAGCTATAGATATAGCAGGAGTAACTATTACATTACCTAAAGGAAATACTTATAATGGCTATGAAGTAGAAATAGTAGATGTTAAATCTCCTAATTTAGTAGTAGAAAAAGATAAAACTAATCCAAAGAAATTATTAATATCAGGAGATTTTGTAACTCCAAATGAAGTTACAGCTCAAAAGCTTTCTGATGAAATAAATAAAGCTTTAGGTACTACTTTAAAATCAACAGATAAAGTAATAGTTTCAGGAACACCAAAGGTATTTACAGGATTAAGTTCACAATCTATAGACGGAGGAATGGATTTAGCAACTCCTCACGAAGTAGAAGCTGCTGGAATGAAATTTGAATTTACACCAGGTGCAGCATTAAATGGATATAAGATTCAAATAGGCAAAGTAAATTCAGGAACTAAAACATCTGCAAGTATAGATACAAGCAATAAAACGATAGTAATAAATGCAGATTTAATAAATAGTGGTGTAACTTCATCAGGATTAGTTCAAAATGTTATTAATCAAGCATTACAACAAAAGGGAATAAACCAAGCAATTAAAGTTACAGGTTCACCAGCTCAAATAAGCGGAATCGAATCAGGAATAACAGGTGGTGGTACTCCGGTACAAAGTTTAGATACAGATGGTGGTATGAACTTTGTTGACGGTACTAAAGATTTAAAATCATATGATGGAGAATTAAAAACACTTAAAATTCCAGATAAAGTTAGAATACCAGGAACAGAACAAGAATTAAAAGTTAAAACTTATACAATCGATAAAAATGGAGTTATAAATGGAGTTTTAGAAGATGGTAGAGTAGCTGCTTTAGGACAAATAGCTATGTCAAGCTTTAAAAATCCAGAAGGTTTAACAAAACTAGGTGGTAACTTATATAGTTCATCAGTAAACTCAGGTGAAGCAGTAATTAAGAGTGGTATAGGTACTTTAAATGATGATAACTCAAAGGGTTACGGAGATACTTTACAAGGTATGCTAGAAATGTCAAATGTAGATTTAGCAGAACAATTTACAGATATGATAGTTTCAAGTAGAGCATTCCAAGCATCAGGTAAAATGATAACAACTGGAGATGAAATACTTCAAGATATAATCAACTTAAAGAGATAG
- a CDS encoding flagellar FlbD family protein: MVKLVGMNNKEFILNADHIEKIEEVPETVITLTNGKKYIVLETVEDVIEKVIIYKNKIVTYKF; this comes from the coding sequence ATGGTTAAATTAGTGGGAATGAATAATAAAGAATTTATTTTAAATGCTGATCATATTGAGAAAATTGAGGAAGTACCAGAAACAGTAATTACTTTAACAAATGGTAAAAAATATATAGTTTTAGAAACAGTAGAAGATGTAATAGAAAAAGTTATTATATATAAAAATAAAATTGTAACATATAAGTTTTAG